One window from the genome of Nicotiana tomentosiformis chromosome 5, ASM39032v3, whole genome shotgun sequence encodes:
- the LOC138892795 gene encoding uncharacterized protein, translating to MQVEDYELWDIITHAPLPTLNKNAEGEDVPKTRADCNAEDFKKWEKNAKDKKWLVCGIGLDEYSRIQGCSTAKQIWDILQVAHEGTTLVKRSTGTLLFSEYEKFAMRDGETIQ from the coding sequence ATGCAGGTAGAAGACTACGAGCTATGGGACATAATTACTCATGCTCCACTGCCTACTTTGAACAAAAATGCTGAAGGAGAAGATGTGCCAAAAACAAGAGCTGATTGCAATGCTGAGGACTTCAAGAAGTGGGAGAAGAATGCCAAAGACAAGAAATGGCTTGTCTGTGGAATTGGTCTAGATGAGTATAGCAGAATCCAAGGCTGCTCCACTGCCAAACAAATTTGGGACATActgcaagtggcccatgaaggaacaacTCTGGTAAAAAGATCAACAGGAACCCTATTATTCTCTGAATATGAAAAGTTTGCCATGAGAGATGGAGAAACCATTCAGTAG
- the LOC138892794 gene encoding uncharacterized protein: MSIRFTTLTNELKFLGRIIPEDDRVEKILTRESKNIATHPLDELIGNLKACELRRQTMKMDVPKKERSLALRITEVSNLEDGEMKMITKEFKKYLRSGKGYSRSGSYNKARAPEMQANNGCYKCGKTEHIIKNCPLWEIEWKNDRVERKNRKKEQDDERAIIAVGESDEEIKVQVKGSSQIWYMDSGCSKHMTRSKNQLFSLEDLK, translated from the exons ATGTCGATAAGGTTCACTACATTGACAAATGAACTAAAGTTTCTTGGAAGGATTATCCCTGAAGATGATAGGGTTGAGAAGATACTAACTAGG gaatcaaagaatattgctacACATCCTTTGGATGAATTGATTGGAAATCTCAAGGCTTGtgaacttagaaggcaaaccatgaaaatggatgtacctaagaaggagAGAAGTTTGGCACTCAGAATTACTGAAGTTTCTAACTTGGAAGATGGTGAAATGAAAATGATCACCAAAGAATTCAAGAAATACCTAAGGAGTGGAAAGGGTtattcaagaagtggaagctacaaCAAGGCCAGAGCTCCAGAGATGCAGGCTAACAATGGgtgctacaagtgtggaaagactgaACACATAATCAAGAACTGTCCTttgtgggaaattgaatggaaaaaTGATAGAGTTGAACGAAAGAACCGAAAGAAGGAACAG GATGATGAACGAGCAATAATAGCtgttggagaatctgatgaagaaataAAG gtccaagtgaaaggaagcagccaaatatggtacatggatagtggatgctcaaagcacatgacaagaagcaagaaccagttgttttcacttgaggaccttaaatga